A window from Falco naumanni isolate bFalNau1 chromosome 3, bFalNau1.pat, whole genome shotgun sequence encodes these proteins:
- the LOC121085036 gene encoding tubulin beta-2 chain encodes MREIVHIQAGQCGNQIGAKFWEVISDEHGIDPTGSYHGDSDLQLERINVYYNEATGNKYVPRAILVDLEPGTMDSVRSGPFGQIFRPDNFVFGQSGAGNNWAKGHYTEGAELVDSVLDVVRKESESCDCLQGFQLTHSLGGGTGSGMGTLLISKIREEYPDRIMNTFSVMPSPKVSDTVVEPYNATLSVHQLVENTDETYCIDNEALYDICFRTLKLTTPTYGDLNHLVSATMSGVTTCLRFPGQLNADLRKLAVNMVPFPRLHFFMPGFAPLTSRGSQQYRALTVPELTQQMFDSKNMMAACDPRHGRYLTVAAIFRGRMSMKEVDEQMLNVQNKNSSYFVEWIPNNVKTAVCDIPPRGLKMSATFIGNSTAIQELFKRISEQFTAMFRRKAFLHWYTGEGMDEMEFTEAESNMNDLVSEYQQYQDATADEQGEFEEEGEEDEA; translated from the exons ATGCGTGAGATCGTGCACATCCAGGCCGGGCAGTGCGGCAACCAGATCGGCGCCAAG TTCTGGGAGGTCATCAGTGATGAGCATGGCATCGACCCTACGGGTAGCTACCACGGGGACAGtgacctgcagctggagaggatCAATGTCTACTACAACGAAGCCACCG GTAACAAGTATGTCCCACGTGCCATCCTGGTGGACCTGGAGCCTGGCACGATGGACTCTGTGCGCTCCGGCCCCTTTGGACAGATCTTCCGTCCCGACAACTTTGTCTTTG GTCAGAGTGGGGCTGGCAACAACTGGGCCAAGGGGCACTACACGGAAGGTGCTGAGCTGGTGGACTCTGTCCTGGATGTGGTGAGGAAGGAGTCGGAGAGCTGCGACTGCCTGCAGGGCTTCCAGCTGACCCACTCGCTGGGTGGTGGCACGGGCTCTGGGATGGGCACCCTCCTCATCAGCAAGATCCGGGAGGAGTACCCCGACCGCATCATGAACACCTTCAGCGTCATGCCTTCCCCCAAGGTGTCGGACACGGTGGTGGAGCCCTACAATGCCACCCTCTCTGTGCACCAGCTGGTGGAGAACACGGATGAGACCTACTGCATTGACAACGAGGCCCTGTATGACATTTGCTTCCGCACCCTGAAGCTGACCACTCCCACGTACGGGGACCTCAACCACCTGGTGTCGGCCACCATGAGCGGTGTGACCACCTGCCTTCGCTTCCCCGGCCAGCTGAATGCCGACCTGCGCAAGCTGGCGGTCAACATGGTGCCTTTCCCCCGGCTGCACTTCTTCATGCCGGGCTTTGCCCCCCTGACCAGCCGCGGCAGCCAGCAGTACCGAGCCCTGACGGTGCCCGAGCTGACGCAGCAGATGTTCGACTCCAAGAACATGATGGCCGCCTGCGACCCCCGCCACGGCCGCTACCTGACGGTGGCCGCCATCTTCCGTGGCCGCATGTCCATGAAGGAGGTGGACGAGCAGATGCTCAACGTGCAGAACAAGAACAGCAGCTACTTTGTGGAGTGGATCCCCAACAACGTGAAGACGGCAGTCTGCGACATCCCCCCACGTGGCCTCAAGATGTCTGCCACCTTCATTGGCAACAGCACGGCTATTCAGGAGCTCTTCAAGAGGATCTCGGAGCAGTTCACGGCCATGTTCCGGCGCAAGGCTTTCTTGCACTGGTACACCGGCGAGGGCATGGATGAAATGGAGTTTACGGAGGCAGAGAGCAACATGAATGACCTCGTCTCCGAATACCAGCAATACCAGGATGCCACTGCTGATGAGCAGGGGGAGTTtgaagaggagggggaggaagatgAGGCGTAA
- the LOC121084640 gene encoding tubulin beta-1 chain, with product MREIVHIQAGQCGNQIGAKFWEVISDEHGIDPTGSYHGDSDLQLERINVYYNEAAGNKYVPRAILVDLEPGTMDSVRSGPFGQIFRPDNFVFGQSGAGNNWAKGHYTEGAELVDSVLDVVRKESESCDCLQGFQLTHSLGGGTGSGMGTLLISKIREEYPDRIMNTFSVMPSPKVSDTVVEPYNATLSVHQLVENTDETYCIDNEALYDICFRTLKLTTPTYGDLNHLVSATMSGVTTCLRFPGQLNADLRKLAVNMVPFPRLHFFMPGFAPLTSRGSQQYRALTVPELTQQMFDSKNMMAACDPRHGRYLTVAAIFRGRMSMKEVDEQMLNVQNKNSSYFVEWIPNNVKTAVCDIPPRGLKMSATFIGNSTAIQELFKRISEQFTAMFRRKAFLHWYTGEGMDEMEFTEAESNMNDLVSEYQQYQDATADEQGEYEEEGEEDEA from the exons ATGCGTGAGATCGTGCACATCCAGGCCGGGCAGTGCGGCAACCAGATCGGCGCCAAG TTCTGGGAGGTCATCAGTGATGAGCATGGCATTGATCCCACTGGCAGCTACCACGGGGACAGtgacctgcagctggagaggatCAATGTCTACTACAACGAAGCTGCTG GTAACAAGTATGTCCCACGTGCCATCCTGGTGGACCTGGAGCCTGGCACGATGGACTCTGTGCGCTCCGGCCCCTTTGGACAGATCTTCCGTCCCGACAACTTTGTCTTTG GTCAGAGTGGGGCTGGCAACAACTGGGCCAAGGGGCACTACACGGAAGGTGCTGAGCTGGTGGACTCTGTCCTGGATGTGGTGAGGAAGGAGTCGGAGAGCTGCGACTGCCTGCAGGGCTTCCAGCTGACCCACTCGCTGGGTGGTGGCACGGGCTCTGGGATGGGCACCCTCCTCATCAGCAAGATCCGGGAGGAGTACCCCGACCGCATCATGAACACCTTCAGCGTCATGCCTTCCCCCAAGGTGTCGGACACGGTGGTGGAGCCCTACAATGCCACCCTCTCTGTGCACCAGCTGGTGGAGAACACGGATGAGACCTACTGCATTGACAACGAGGCCCTGTATGACATTTGCTTCCGCACCCTGAAGCTGACCACTCCCACGTACGGGGACCTCAACCACCTGGTGTCGGCCACCATGAGCGGTGTGACCACCTGCCTTCGCTTCCCCGGCCAGCTGAATGCCGACCTGCGCAAGCTGGCGGTCAACATGGTGCCTTTCCCCCGGCTGCACTTCTTCATGCCGGGCTTTGCCCCCCTGACCAGCCGCGGCAGCCAGCAGTACCGAGCCCTGACGGTGCCCGAGCTGACGCAGCAGATGTTCGACTCCAAGAACATGATGGCCGCCTGCGACCCCCGCCACGGCCGCTACCTGACGGTGGCCGCCATCTTCCGTGGCCGCATGTCCATGAAGGAGGTGGACGAGCAGATGCTCAACGTGCAGAACAAGAACAGCAGCTACTTTGTGGAGTGGATCCCCAACAACGTGAAGACGGCAGTCTGCGACATCCCCCCACGTGGCCTCAAGATGTCTGCCACCTTCATTGGCAACAGCACGGCTATTCAGGAGCTCTTCAAGAGGATCTCGGAGCAGTTCACGGCCATGTTCCGGCGCAAGGCTTTCTTGCACTGGTACACCGGCGAGGGCATGGATGAAATGGAGTTTACGGAGGCAGAGAGCAACATGAATGACCTCGTCTCCGAATACCAGCAATACCAGGATGCCACTGCTGATGAGCAGGGGGAATAtgaagaggaaggggaggaggatgaGGCGTAA